One genomic segment of Cherax quadricarinatus isolate ZL_2023a chromosome 30, ASM3850222v1, whole genome shotgun sequence includes these proteins:
- the tw gene encoding protein O-mannosyl-transferase 2 isoform X2 has product MAPNTSKSGKSTPKVSQKLNSVEKIFIKYRRCDSPQTWWIVFGVVCLLTAATRFYKVGEPEHVVWDETHFGKFGSWYINRTFFFDVHPPLGKMLIGAFGYLTGYDGMFPFVKPGDSYEGVSYLGMRVCCTAMGACLVPFAFIIVWEMTFSLPAATLAASLILFDVGLLTLTQYILLDPILLFFIMGSVVGIVKFHAQREKPFSISWWAWLCFTGSMLSGSVSTKFVGLFVVIYVGLHTIKSLWDLYGDLNNSLTYVAKHFLARALGLIVLPVVLYFVYFYIHLTVLCKSGNGDGFYSSAFQSQLEGNSLYNASMPLELAYGAEISLKNARTGGGYLHSHIHLYPEGSGARQQQITTYSHKDFNNKWLVKKWNEEPGDWEDDDPVELVKNGDLIRLEHVPTGRNLHSHREPSPVTKRHHQVTGYGENGMGDVNDVWRVEVVNGEEEEVVKTVVHKLRFVHYLVGCALMSHNKQLPKWGFEQMEVTCNPNVHDLNNLWNIEENVFPKLPNSSFEIYGPNFVEKFLESHTVMFQGNSGLKPKEGEITSQPWQWPINFKGQHFSGGKPRIYLLGNPVVFWGNLVALVCYFTLCTWNSFQIKRGYSISPNVRARRDKTLEACGWLVLAWGLHYLPFYAMGRILYFHHYFPALLFSSMLTGVILDYLLESLPSMVPQYLSSSVYPWLTGLFYSTLIYSFYLFAPLAYGMHNLDPSFENSTVHQIRWLDSWEF; this is encoded by the exons ATGGCTCCCAACACTTCTAAAAGTGGGAAATCTACCCCTAAGGTTTCCCAGAAACTCAACTCTGTGGAGAAAATATTCATTAAGTACAG ACGGTGTGACTCGCCACAAACTTGGTGGATTGTGTTTGGTGTGGTGTGTTTGCTGACTGCTGCCACAAGATTCTACAAAGTTGGAGAGCCAGAACATGTTGT GTGGGATGAGACTCACTTTGGCAAATTTGGAAGCTGGTACATAAATCGAACCTTCTTTTTTGATGTCCATCCTCCTCTAGGAAAG ATGCTGATAGGAGCATTTGGTTATTTAACTGGATATGATGGCATGTTCCCATTTGTTAAGCCTGGAGACTCTTATGAGGGTGTCAGTTATCTGGGCATGAGAGTG TGTTGTACAGCAATGGGGGCCTGCTTGGTGCCTTTTGCCTTCATAATCGTGTGGGAGATGACCTTCTCGTTGCCTGCTGCAACATTGGCAGCTTCATTAATTCTGTTTG ATGTGGGTTTATTGACATTGACACAATATATCCTGCTAGATCCCATTCTCCTCTTCTTTATCATGGGATCTGTTGTGGGCATAGTTAAATTCCATGCCCAGCGAGAAAA GCCATTCAGCATCTCTTGGTGGGCATGGTTGTGCTTCACAGGAAGCATGTTATCAGGATCAGTGTCAACAAAGTTTGTTGGCCTTTTCGTTGTAATCTATGTAGGTCTGCACACAATCAAAAGTCTTTGGGATCTCTATGGTGATCTTAATAATTCTTTG ACCTATGTGGCAAAACACTTCTTGGCTCGTGCATTGGGTCTCATTGTCCTACCAGTTGTTCTTTATTTTGTCTACTTCTACATTCACCTGACTGTATTATGCAAAAG TGGGAATGGTGATGGTTTCTACAGTTCTGCATTCCAGTCACAGCTGGAGGGAAACTCTCTGTATAATGCCAGCATGCCTCTAG AACTTGCATATGGAGCAGAGATATCCCTGAAGAATGCCAGAACAGGTGGTGGATATTTGCATTCTCACATACATCTGTATCCTGAAGGTTCAGGGGCTCGGCAGCAACAAATAACAACGTATTCACATAAAGATTTCAACAATAAGTG GCTTGTGAAGAAATGGAATGAAGAGCCTGGTGACTGGGAAGATGATGACCCTGTTGAATTGGTTAAGAATGGAGACCTTATTCGTCTTGAGCATGTGCCCACTGGTCGAAACCTTCACTCTCATCGTGAGCCATCACCTGTTACAAAACGTCACCATCAGGTTACTGGATATGGTGAA AATGGTATGGGGGATGTGAACGATGTATGGCGTGTGGAAGTGGTAAATGGTGAAGAAGAAGAAGTTGTGAAGACTGTAGTTCACAAGCTCCGATTTGTTCACTACTTGGTTGGCTGTGCTTTGATGTCACATAATAAACAATTACCAAAATG GGGCTTTGAACAAATGGAAGTCACTTGTAACCCAAATGTGCATGACCTTAACAACTTGTGGAATATAGAAGAAAATGTGTTCCCAAAAC TACCAAACTCCAGTTTTGAGATCTATGGTCCAAACTTCGTAGAGAAGTTCCTAGAGTCTCACACTGTTATGTTCCAAGGTAACTCTGGCCTCAAGCCCAAAGAAGGAGAAATAACTTCCCAACCTTGGCAGTGGCCAATTAACTTCAAG GGACAGCATTTCTCAGGTGGCAAGCCTCGTATTTACCTTCTAGGAAATCCAGTAGTATTCTGGGGCAACCTTGTGGCTTTAGTATGTTACTTCACTCTCTGCACCTGGAATTCATTTCAAATTAAAAGGGGCTATAGCATCTCTCCAAATGTTAGAG CTCGTCGTGACAAAACCTTGGAAGCCTGTGGATGGCTAGTGTTGGCATGGGGCCTTCATTACCTGCCTTTCTATGCCATGGGTCGTATCCTGTACTTCCATCATTACTTCCCAGCACTCCTGTTCTCCTCAATGCTTACTG GTGTTATTCTTGATTATTTGCTTGAGAGTCTGCCTAGCATGGTTCCTCAGTACCTCTCATCATCAGTGTATCCCTGGCTCACTGGATTATTCTATTCTACTTTAATTTATAG
- the tw gene encoding protein O-mannosyl-transferase 2 isoform X1 produces MAPNTSKSGKSTPKVSQKLNSVEKIFIKYRRCDSPQTWWIVFGVVCLLTAATRFYKVGEPEHVVWDETHFGKFGSWYINRTFFFDVHPPLGKMLIGAFGYLTGYDGMFPFVKPGDSYEGVSYLGMRVCCTAMGACLVPFAFIIVWEMTFSLPAATLAASLILFDVGLLTLTQYILLDPILLFFIMGSVVGIVKFHAQREKPFSISWWAWLCFTGSMLSGSVSTKFVGLFVVIYVGLHTIKSLWDLYGDLNNSLTYVAKHFLARALGLIVLPVVLYFVYFYIHLTVLCKSGNGDGFYSSAFQSQLEGNSLYNASMPLELAYGAEISLKNARTGGGYLHSHIHLYPEGSGARQQQITTYSHKDFNNKWLVKKWNEEPGDWEDDDPVELVKNGDLIRLEHVPTGRNLHSHREPSPVTKRHHQVTGYGENGMGDVNDVWRVEVVNGEEEEVVKTVVHKLRFVHYLVGCALMSHNKQLPKWGFEQMEVTCNPNVHDLNNLWNIEENVFPKLPNSSFEIYGPNFVEKFLESHTVMFQGNSGLKPKEGEITSQPWQWPINFKGQWFSAIDGFKVYLLGNPIIWWGNLFVLAAFVLVYFYHAYRTQRGKVDDTETKARRDKTLEACGWLVLAWGLHYLPFYAMGRILYFHHYFPALLFSSMLTGVILDYLLESLPSMVPQYLSSSVYPWLTGLFYSTLIYSFYLFAPLAYGMHNLDPSFENSTVHQIRWLDSWEF; encoded by the exons ATGGCTCCCAACACTTCTAAAAGTGGGAAATCTACCCCTAAGGTTTCCCAGAAACTCAACTCTGTGGAGAAAATATTCATTAAGTACAG ACGGTGTGACTCGCCACAAACTTGGTGGATTGTGTTTGGTGTGGTGTGTTTGCTGACTGCTGCCACAAGATTCTACAAAGTTGGAGAGCCAGAACATGTTGT GTGGGATGAGACTCACTTTGGCAAATTTGGAAGCTGGTACATAAATCGAACCTTCTTTTTTGATGTCCATCCTCCTCTAGGAAAG ATGCTGATAGGAGCATTTGGTTATTTAACTGGATATGATGGCATGTTCCCATTTGTTAAGCCTGGAGACTCTTATGAGGGTGTCAGTTATCTGGGCATGAGAGTG TGTTGTACAGCAATGGGGGCCTGCTTGGTGCCTTTTGCCTTCATAATCGTGTGGGAGATGACCTTCTCGTTGCCTGCTGCAACATTGGCAGCTTCATTAATTCTGTTTG ATGTGGGTTTATTGACATTGACACAATATATCCTGCTAGATCCCATTCTCCTCTTCTTTATCATGGGATCTGTTGTGGGCATAGTTAAATTCCATGCCCAGCGAGAAAA GCCATTCAGCATCTCTTGGTGGGCATGGTTGTGCTTCACAGGAAGCATGTTATCAGGATCAGTGTCAACAAAGTTTGTTGGCCTTTTCGTTGTAATCTATGTAGGTCTGCACACAATCAAAAGTCTTTGGGATCTCTATGGTGATCTTAATAATTCTTTG ACCTATGTGGCAAAACACTTCTTGGCTCGTGCATTGGGTCTCATTGTCCTACCAGTTGTTCTTTATTTTGTCTACTTCTACATTCACCTGACTGTATTATGCAAAAG TGGGAATGGTGATGGTTTCTACAGTTCTGCATTCCAGTCACAGCTGGAGGGAAACTCTCTGTATAATGCCAGCATGCCTCTAG AACTTGCATATGGAGCAGAGATATCCCTGAAGAATGCCAGAACAGGTGGTGGATATTTGCATTCTCACATACATCTGTATCCTGAAGGTTCAGGGGCTCGGCAGCAACAAATAACAACGTATTCACATAAAGATTTCAACAATAAGTG GCTTGTGAAGAAATGGAATGAAGAGCCTGGTGACTGGGAAGATGATGACCCTGTTGAATTGGTTAAGAATGGAGACCTTATTCGTCTTGAGCATGTGCCCACTGGTCGAAACCTTCACTCTCATCGTGAGCCATCACCTGTTACAAAACGTCACCATCAGGTTACTGGATATGGTGAA AATGGTATGGGGGATGTGAACGATGTATGGCGTGTGGAAGTGGTAAATGGTGAAGAAGAAGAAGTTGTGAAGACTGTAGTTCACAAGCTCCGATTTGTTCACTACTTGGTTGGCTGTGCTTTGATGTCACATAATAAACAATTACCAAAATG GGGCTTTGAACAAATGGAAGTCACTTGTAACCCAAATGTGCATGACCTTAACAACTTGTGGAATATAGAAGAAAATGTGTTCCCAAAAC TACCAAACTCCAGTTTTGAGATCTATGGTCCAAACTTCGTAGAGAAGTTCCTAGAGTCTCACACTGTTATGTTCCAAGGTAACTCTGGCCTCAAGCCCAAAGAAGGAGAAATAACTTCCCAACCTTGGCAGTGGCCAATTAACTTCAAG GGACAATGGTTTTCAGCCATTGATGGCTTCAAGGTGTACCTGCTTGGTAACCCCATCATTTGGTGGGGCAACTTGTTTGTGTTGGCTGCTTTCGTGCTCGTCTATTTCTACCATGCTTACAGGACACAAAGAGGAAAAGTGGATGATACAGAAACTAAAG CTCGTCGTGACAAAACCTTGGAAGCCTGTGGATGGCTAGTGTTGGCATGGGGCCTTCATTACCTGCCTTTCTATGCCATGGGTCGTATCCTGTACTTCCATCATTACTTCCCAGCACTCCTGTTCTCCTCAATGCTTACTG GTGTTATTCTTGATTATTTGCTTGAGAGTCTGCCTAGCATGGTTCCTCAGTACCTCTCATCATCAGTGTATCCCTGGCTCACTGGATTATTCTATTCTACTTTAATTTATAG